From Micropterus dolomieu isolate WLL.071019.BEF.003 ecotype Adirondacks linkage group LG06, ASM2129224v1, whole genome shotgun sequence:
gtgtgtgtgtgtgtgtgtgtgtgtgagagaggaataaaaaaaaagtcagcatAGAGAATGAACTACTGATGCCTTACATGGTTTCCTGAATAATCAGGAAACTGAGTTACTTCTGCCGTTTACTCAGAAAATCTGTCTTGTGGAATTTGATTGGAAACCTGAcgattaaagtttttttttttttttttttttttttgtaaacaaagttatGTTGCCActgttgtttttcattaaaattatatttagaaAGATTTAAATAGTGCTGTCTTCTTGAAACTGGGGAAAAAATGCAGTGGGGGTTCTCCGCCAATATCTTTAGGTTTGTTAATGCGCAGTCgctgtaaatattatttcttgTGTACAAAGTGAAGAAATGCTCTCATTGTTCACAGTCCgtcccctcccccctcccattCTTCAGATATATAATCATTTctgtatgttgtgtttatgttctgCAGGGAATGAAGAAGCCCTTTTCTGAGGTCATTAAGGCAAACATTGGTGACGCGCATGCTATGGGCCAGCAGCCAATCACTTTCTTCCGGCAGGTCTGCTCCTAAGCCTTTTCCCCAACCTCTCATCTAATTATAACACCAACCCTCTGACTCTTCAATGTCTAACAGATTTCTCCCTCGTTAACTAAATTGGTGTAAATTTCCCCCCTGTTTTATGCAGTAATCTGTGTAGGAATTTACATAATGTCCCTTCTACCCTTTATACTCACACCTCTCTTTGTTTCAAGGTCTTGGCGCTCTGCTCCTACCCTGAACTGCTGAATGACAGCACATTCCCTGAGGATGCTAAAAGTAGAGCACGCCGCATTCTGCAGTCCTGTGGAGGGAACAGTATgggtgtgtatgagtgtgttgGCACAAAAAGCTTTACATGACCCCAGTTGCTAATTATCAACTTTTTGTCTCTTCATAAGCTCATTGTGTGTTAAAGTATGCTTTCTGGTTGTACTTTGTTGTGTTAAAGCTTTTAAGTTATCATAGCAATGTGTATTGTTTCCATATGAATCTCCCTCAGGCTCCTACAGCGCCAGTCAGGGGATAGACTCTGTGCGTCAGGATGTGGCCCGCTACATTGAGCGAAGGGACGGCGGTGTGCCCTGTGACCCAGACGACATTTATCTCACCACAGGGGCCAGCGACGGCATTGTGGTACAAATCACCTCTCATCTGTTCAACTGACTTTGTTGTACTTGTaatcatgtgtttgttttttttccccaaaagaAATTAGGGATAACATGTAGCAGTCCAATAGTAATGAGGTAAAAGTTACCTGATGTCTCGATTGGGATTTTTAAGACTGATGGACCAAGTCTTGATAATTTTGTGGTAAATTAACATAAACTGACAAATCAGATGTATGATGGAGTGAACCCGTCCTCAGTGAGTTCTCTTTGTTAAGGTCAAATCACACAAGCTGCAACTAAGAGGAAAACATGCCGTGAGAACAAAAAGTAGCATCTATTCTAGATCAACAAGATAAAAAAGTGCTGAAGTTAGATCACTGATGCCCAGACAGTTTGGCTGGTGACCCTTTAAAAGCAAGATATTATCTTCGTCCATGAGCTATGTACCGTTTCATTTCAAATCAATTGTAGAGTTCTGACAAGTTACAGTTAAAGTCGTATAGCAGtaatggtttttatttttctattttgttgCCCATCCAACACTGAGGGCACTCCCATCCTACTGAATTGGACCATTTGCCCCCCATCAAACTGATTGCATGATGTGTACTTTAAAAGGAGAACTTCACGCCAATACACAGCTGCAGAGCAACAAAGTGAAATTCAGAGGAGCAACAGCACCGGTTTCCTTTTCCAGTCTTTTATGCAAATGTGACATGCAGACAAAGCTAATCTGTGTTACTTTTTATGTAGGCCAACTTGTGGAGCTGACATATCTTTCTTGAACTCCCTATCCTGCACTTTTAGACCATGCTGAAGCTGCTGATGTGTGGCGAGGGTGCGACTCGCACAGGCGTCATGATCTCCATACCTCAGTATCCACTGTACTCTGCTGCGCTGGCCGAACTGGGCGCCGTGCAGATCAACTATTATCTTAATGAGGAAAAATGCTGGAGTCTGGACATTAGCGAGCTGCAGCGCTCCCTGGATGAGGCCCGGCGCTACTGCAATCCCAGAGCCCTGTGCATCATCAATCCTGGAAACCCCACTGGTAAAGTTTCCTTCATTGTTTTTGGTCAAAGTGACTACTAGGTGCTTAGTAGTTGTCAGTATTTCACATATTATGTCGTCCTGTTCAGCCCTCTGAATAATCAAGTTGTGTCAGTTTTAAGGGATTGACAAAATAACCTAAGAACCTCATTAAATGGAAAGGAGActttgagatgacagaaaaacaaagtgtcAAATTAGTTTTTCACAGTAATGATTGTActattttgtcagtttaacttATATTTGGCACATATTGTTAGGAAACAGTACTTTGGCCTTGAGACCTTGATCCGCCAAGGAAGACCGCAAGATGTGAAAGCCCTAGAAAAGGCTaataagtggaccttgagtcatttgttttttggtgCATCTCTAATTTAGTCACAGATGATTTGGCCTTAATTTTAAAGACTTGCATATttaatagatttatttttgagCCATTTTAAGCAGTTTACAGAGATAGACAGGAAAGATGAGGGGAAAGGGGATATGAAAACCAACAAATATCATCAGCTGGAATCGAACTGGGGATGTTGCAGCTATATGGCACGCATCCTAAACCACTTGCTCCACCAGTTACTTAAAATAAATCCTTTTTGCACGAGGTGTACACATCATTTTCCTGTCCTTATAAACAGTTCTGTAACCCTGCAATTCATGTGCTACTCAAAgagccactagatggcagcaaaAAGACATAAGTGCCTGCCTAATCACcatttcaaacctttttctGTAATGAACCTCCTTCTCATTCACAGGTCAGGTTCAGAGCAGACAATGTATTGAGGATGTAATCCAATTTGCAGCAAGGGAACGTCTCTTCCTCATGGCTGATGAGGTACTGTCTCTGCATCTCTTTTAATATCTTACCTGCTTTGTTGTCTGTTCCCTGTGACATCTTGTCATTCTGTCTTCATCTCCCAGGTGTACCAGGATAATGTGTATGCTGATGGTTGCCAGTTCCACTCTTTTAAGAAGGTTCTGTTTGACATGGGGCCAGAGTACTCAAATACAGTAGAGCTGGTATCTTTCCATTCCACCTCAAAATGCTACATGGGAGAGTAAGTCATTTTGCTTTCATGCTGGGATAAATCTGTCAGACCAAATTGTGTTGACAACTAGTTCTTTGTGTTTGCTGTGACTTTGCTGTCTtcatgtctgtcttttttttttttttttgtatcattttCTTACATATTTTTTTGCGCGCTACTAGGTCACATCCTACTGTTTGCTCTGCCTCTTAGGTGTGGCTTCCGTGGAGGCTACATGGAGATCATCAATATGGACGATGAGGTGAAGGCCCAGCTGATCAAGCTGGTGTCTGTCCGTCTGTGTCCTCCTGTTCCTGGACAGGCTCTCATGGACCTGGTGGTCAACCCTCCGCAGCCTGGGGAACCATCATATAGCACATTTATCAAGGTACACAGTCTGTGTCCCACAACCCTCATTTATATGCAATAGGGATGGGACAAAGATCAATACGCCAATATACTGCAACATGATCTCTTGTTTGTAGACTAACACTGACACCAGTATCATTATACTTACTATACAAGTACACTGCTATTGGTTATGGGGTTTACTTACTACATTTGCTTTAATGGGCTATTTTGAGGTTTCTCTCAAGCTAATCTTCtaaacacactgaaaacatcTGAAATATGATATTTAAGGTGAGACTCCACTGACCTCGGACAGTTCAGCCTTTTCATATTATGTGGCTGTTTTGGCTGGCTTTCTTGAATAATGTTAAGTACATTTTGCGGTGTTAAAATGGCCTTGACTGTATGTATTTAGTTGCACCCTGTTTTATCTCGATTCTCTGTGAAACTGAACTCACTCTTTACTATAATGAATATACGTTATATCCCATTATATAGCTGTTTTATGAAATATGAGTTTGTTTCAAAACTGTATTCATTAACTTGTGATGTATTGTAGATGATTGTCTCATAGCACTGAATTGCTGAAATCATTACCTACAGTACAATCATTATCATGGTCAATGAATTACACCATGCACAAAGCTGGTTAAGTTACTTATGAAAACCCCTTGAAGTCAGGACGTCTTGCGTGTGTGAAATGATCTTACTTTATACTGACTGTACAATATCTGGCACCCCTTCTTCTAATGGAGCTCACAGAAGTCTGGAGAAATTCAAGCTTTGTCGATTCACTTCCCGCTAATAAAATAAGGCAGGGATTGACTTAATCGTACTGAAATATAACCCTTTCCAGATTTGGTCAATTTTAAACACTGCTTTAGGACCAGTTTTTATAAGACTATTTTCTGTGGCTAAGATTTTCTCCAGACCTCCTTGAGCTTGAAAATACAGGTGGATTGCTACCCGAGATAAATGACTATAATATAGTCAATCGCAGGCACAGCAAATgttgtttccagtgtttcctgATTCTAGTTTATTttctattctctctctctctgtctctctctctcccacatctAGGAGCGCACAGCCACCTTAAGTGCCTTAGCAGAGAAGGCCAAGCTTACAGAGCAGGCTCTCAATACTGTGCAAGGCATCAGCTGCAATCCTGTGCAGGGTGCTATGTACTCCTTCCCTTGCATAACCATCCCTGAAAAGGCCATCAAAGAGGCCATG
This genomic window contains:
- the gpt gene encoding alanine aminotransferase 2-like isoform X4, translating into MSENGLSSRAKVLTIDTMNPTVKKVEYAVRGPIVQRAVELERELSEGMKKPFSEVIKANIGDAHAMGQQPITFFRQVLALCSYPELLNDSTFPEDAKSRARRILQSCGGNSMGSYSASQGIDSVRQDVARYIERRDGGVPCDPDDIYLTTGASDGIVTMLKLLMCGEGATRTGVMISIPQYPLYSAALAELGAVQINYYLNEEKCWSLDISELQRSLDEARRYCNPRALCIINPGNPTGQVQSRQCIEDVIQFAARERLFLMADEVYQDNVYADGCQFHSFKKVLFDMGPEYSNTVELVSFHSTSKCYMGECGFRGGYMEIINMDDEVKAQLIKLVSVRLCPPVPGQALMDLVVNPPQPGEPSYSTFIKERTATLSALAEKAKLTEQALNTVQGISCNPVQGAMYSFPCITIPEKAIKEAMDNGQQPDMFYCMKMLEETGICLVPGSGFGQKDGTYHFRMTILPPTDKLKILLNKVKEFHQKFTQQYS
- the gpt gene encoding alanine aminotransferase 2-like isoform X3, which translates into the protein MNHGAALLWKRRALSSLSSTRRGLPKEKMSENGLSSRAKVLTIDTMNPTVKKVEYAVRGPIVQRAVELERELSEGMKKPFSEVIKANIGDAHAMGQQPITFFRQVLALCSYPELLNDSTFPEDAKSRARRILQSCGGNSMGSYSASQGIDSVRQDVARYIERRDGGVPCDPDDIYLTTGASDGIVTMLKLLMCGEGATRTGVMISIPQYPLYSAALAELGAVQINYYLNEEKCWSLDISELQRSLDEARRYCNPRALCIINPGNPTGQVQSRQCIEDVIQFAARERLFLMADEVYQDNVYADGCQFHSFKKVLFDMGPEYSNTVELVSFHSTSKCYMGECGFRGGYMEIINMDDEVKAQLIKLVSVRLCPPVPGQALMDLVVNPPQPGEPSYSTFIKERTATLSALAEKAKLTEQALNTVQGISCNPVQGAMYSFPCITIPEKAIKEAMDNGQQPDMFYCMKMLEETGICLVPGSGFGQKDGTYHFRMTILPPTDKLKILLNKVKEFHQKFTQQYS
- the gpt gene encoding alanine aminotransferase 2-like isoform X2, whose amino-acid sequence is MIVINVILSTEMKIVRALSSLSSTRRGLPKEKMSENGLSSRAKVLTIDTMNPTVKKVEYAVRGPIVQRAVELERELSEGMKKPFSEVIKANIGDAHAMGQQPITFFRQVLALCSYPELLNDSTFPEDAKSRARRILQSCGGNSMGSYSASQGIDSVRQDVARYIERRDGGVPCDPDDIYLTTGASDGIVTMLKLLMCGEGATRTGVMISIPQYPLYSAALAELGAVQINYYLNEEKCWSLDISELQRSLDEARRYCNPRALCIINPGNPTGQVQSRQCIEDVIQFAARERLFLMADEVYQDNVYADGCQFHSFKKVLFDMGPEYSNTVELVSFHSTSKCYMGECGFRGGYMEIINMDDEVKAQLIKLVSVRLCPPVPGQALMDLVVNPPQPGEPSYSTFIKERTATLSALAEKAKLTEQALNTVQGISCNPVQGAMYSFPCITIPEKAIKEAMDNGQQPDMFYCMKMLEETGICLVPGSGFGQKDGTYHFRMTILPPTDKLKILLNKVKEFHQKFTQQYS
- the gpt gene encoding alanine aminotransferase 2-like isoform X1 translates to MAATRMQLLSPRKVRLLSRGRNELFAGGSGAQRPGGGPRVRSLTSPPLSSSSPGRALSSLSSTRRGLPKEKMSENGLSSRAKVLTIDTMNPTVKKVEYAVRGPIVQRAVELERELSEGMKKPFSEVIKANIGDAHAMGQQPITFFRQVLALCSYPELLNDSTFPEDAKSRARRILQSCGGNSMGSYSASQGIDSVRQDVARYIERRDGGVPCDPDDIYLTTGASDGIVTMLKLLMCGEGATRTGVMISIPQYPLYSAALAELGAVQINYYLNEEKCWSLDISELQRSLDEARRYCNPRALCIINPGNPTGQVQSRQCIEDVIQFAARERLFLMADEVYQDNVYADGCQFHSFKKVLFDMGPEYSNTVELVSFHSTSKCYMGECGFRGGYMEIINMDDEVKAQLIKLVSVRLCPPVPGQALMDLVVNPPQPGEPSYSTFIKERTATLSALAEKAKLTEQALNTVQGISCNPVQGAMYSFPCITIPEKAIKEAMDNGQQPDMFYCMKMLEETGICLVPGSGFGQKDGTYHFRMTILPPTDKLKILLNKVKEFHQKFTQQYS